One window of Helicobacter winghamensis ATCC BAA-430 genomic DNA carries:
- a CDS encoding UDP-2,3-diacylglucosamine diphosphatase produces MHHNPIIIEKNAIFIADSHHSSFYQNTLDSLFIELLESKKRQIFLMGDIFDFLVGLVPQSIKDNQSTLELLEQLALKHKVYYLEGNHDFLLKTIPYFKNIHCFPLNKQPVLCQFNNKNVYLAHGDIFLSWHYKLFSTIIRNPHLLTFLNLFSKILYSKIIDFLKNKSIKKKRANIYYSQDFAQFAQIRIKKYIRKMSIPSNSYIIEGHFHKGNLAKSQKINYVSLPFFACKKKYFIVKCADNCLTLKES; encoded by the coding sequence ATGCACCATAATCCTATCATTATAGAAAAAAATGCGATTTTTATCGCTGATTCTCATCATAGCAGCTTTTATCAAAACACTTTAGATAGCTTATTTATTGAACTTTTAGAATCCAAAAAACGACAAATTTTTCTCATGGGAGATATTTTTGATTTTCTTGTTGGATTAGTGCCACAAAGCATTAAAGACAACCAATCCACACTAGAACTTTTAGAGCAACTTGCACTTAAACACAAAGTGTATTATTTGGAAGGTAATCACGATTTTTTGCTAAAAACGATTCCATATTTTAAAAATATTCATTGCTTTCCTTTAAATAAACAACCTGTTTTGTGCCAATTTAACAATAAAAATGTCTATCTTGCACATGGAGATATATTTTTAAGTTGGCACTATAAACTTTTCTCAACTATTATCCGCAATCCCCATCTTTTAACTTTTTTAAATCTTTTTTCAAAAATTTTATATTCTAAAATCATAGATTTTTTAAAAAACAAAAGCATTAAAAAGAAAAGAGCAAATATATATTATTCTCAGGATTTTGCACAATTTGCACAAATACGCATAAAAAAATATATTAGAAAAATGTCCATTCCTAGCAATTCTTACATCATTGAAGGACATTTTCATAAAGGCAATCTTGCAAAGAGCCAAAAGATTAATTATGTAAGTCTGCCCTTTTTTGCTTGTAAAAAAAAATATTTTATTGTAAAATGCGCCGATAATTGTTTAACCCTAAAGGAGTCTTAA